In Halobaculum limi, one DNA window encodes the following:
- a CDS encoding DUF5518 domain-containing protein — protein sequence MTNWRAVAWGAVVFLVIATFGTAIPIIGQIGAGIIGGAVAGYIAGGGLGNGAYHGLLAGSVTGVAFSVLLALFGSVIGLAGGGPLGGLLGGAGVLVLGVVLTVLFALESAVAGAVGAILAE from the coding sequence ATGACAAACTGGCGTGCGGTCGCGTGGGGAGCGGTCGTCTTCCTCGTCATCGCGACGTTCGGAACCGCCATCCCCATCATTGGACAGATCGGTGCGGGGATCATCGGCGGCGCAGTCGCGGGCTACATCGCCGGCGGGGGCCTCGGCAACGGCGCGTACCACGGCCTGCTCGCGGGGTCGGTGACGGGCGTCGCGTTCAGCGTGTTGCTGGCGCTGTTCGGCAGCGTCATCGGCCTCGCGGGTGGCGGCCCGTTGGGCGGCTTGCTCGGCGGCGCGGGCGTCCTCGTCCTCGGCGTCGTGCTGACCGTACTGTTCGCGCTCGAATCCGCCGTCGCTGGCGCGGTGGGTGCGATCCTCGCGGAGTAG
- a CDS encoding nuclear transport factor 2 family protein, whose translation MTHESVVRAYYRHIDAAAYDDLAALLAPEFVHERPDQTLSGRETFVRFMREERPRTDTEHAVDAVYVPADGEDDTGHDEGDLTEIVARGRLLAETGEELFGFVDVFRVDADDALTALQTYTD comes from the coding sequence GTGACACACGAGTCGGTCGTCCGGGCGTACTACCGGCACATCGACGCCGCCGCGTACGACGACCTCGCGGCGCTCCTTGCGCCCGAGTTCGTCCACGAGCGACCCGACCAGACGCTCTCGGGCCGGGAGACGTTCGTCCGGTTTATGCGCGAGGAACGACCCCGAACCGACACCGAACACGCCGTCGACGCGGTGTACGTCCCCGCGGACGGTGAGGACGATACCGGCCACGACGAGGGTGATCTGACTGAGATTGTCGCTCGCGGACGACTGCTCGCAGAGACGGGCGAGGAACTGTTCGGCTTCGTCGACGTGTTTCGGGTCGACGCCGACGATGCGCTCACGGCTCTGCAGACGTACACGGACTGA
- a CDS encoding DUF367 family protein codes for MDLHVRYEGDDDPAKCTAKKLERFELAELHRSDAATPYGVVLNPHAERALSPADVDTNTLVALDCSWESAGEARFSLPGEHRALPYLVAANPVNFGRPMQLTTVEAFAAALHILGEPDHAERILAKFTWGETFLELNEEPLRRYSECADSSEVVAIQQEYLDR; via the coding sequence GTGGACCTGCACGTCCGGTACGAGGGCGACGACGACCCCGCCAAGTGTACGGCGAAGAAACTCGAACGCTTCGAGTTGGCCGAGTTGCACCGCTCGGACGCGGCGACACCGTACGGGGTCGTGCTCAACCCTCACGCCGAGCGTGCGCTCTCGCCCGCCGACGTCGACACGAACACGCTCGTCGCCCTCGACTGCTCGTGGGAGTCGGCGGGGGAGGCGCGCTTCTCACTGCCGGGCGAACACCGCGCGCTCCCGTATCTCGTCGCCGCCAACCCTGTGAACTTCGGTCGCCCGATGCAGTTGACGACCGTCGAGGCGTTCGCCGCCGCCCTCCACATCCTCGGCGAACCGGATCACGCAGAGCGCATCCTCGCGAAGTTCACGTGGGGCGAGACGTTCCTCGAACTCAACGAGGAGCCGTTGCGTCGCTACAGCGAGTGTGCCGACTCCTCGGAGGTTGTCGCCATCCAGCAAGAGTACCTCGACCGCTGA